ttaaaaaatgggCTGTATACTTTTCTTGTCACCAGAgataagaatttattatttttaaaagagaatagttattttctttgtgaCTGTTTCCATGACTTTGCCACTTAGAAGTTAGAGATGACAAAGTTTATCTAAGAAAATGTTTATGGAAGTATGATTTCAATAATGAATGTTTAGAAGACTGAATTtcctgactgggcacagtggcttatgcctgtagtcccagcactttgagaggatgaagaaagaagattgcttgagtccaggaattcaagaccagcctgggcaacacagcgagggCAAGTCATGTGacattcctgtgcctcagttttttcacctaTAAAGTGAATTCCTACagttttgggggaggggagaaaaacTTAGGATAGTGACTGGCACAGGAGAAGCACTATATAGAGTATATATGTGGATATCGTTTGTTTCTATGGTACCTTTTTAGCTATCTAATGCAAAATgtgaatcattttttttctgggtcTTAAATTACGGAATGTAAGAATTTTCTAAATTCTCTAATTCTATGTTAGTTTTAAAGCAATGGAGTAACATATCTGTCAACTTGTAAATATGGATCGACCTGATCCACAATGTGACCCCTAGCCACTAATATTTACTGGTACAACACTCAGAAAATATCAAAGGTCAGAGAAGCCAAACAGATGTAAAAACATACAGGTGCTCAGAAATATATACCTGTAATCTctctaaagagaaatattttccaaactgAGTGACACAGTGCTTTAGTGAGTTGTGAAATCAATCTCATGATTTCCAAGCCagtgttgttttaaaaatgaactagTCCACAATAGAATATACTAAAGTGCTGgtgttttctggaaaaaaaattttttttttttttttgagacggggtctcactctgttgccctggctaaagtgcagtggcacaatcatgctcactgcagccttgacctcctgggcccaagtgattctcccacctcagccttttgagtaactgggatcacaggtacatgccaccacacccaggtaattttttaattgtagaggtagggtcttgctatgttgcttaggctggccttgaactcctgggctctagtgattcactagcctcagcctcccaaatttatgggattataggtgtgagtcaccttaCTTGGCCTGTTtcctgaatgtttttttttttttcaggtgtttctgcatatgtgtgtttgtatgggtataacagagagagaaagaaagaaacttttctaCCTCACTTTGCAATCAGAAGTTTGAAGTCTtatcttttggcttttgtttcagaaatatttcaaatgtagACTCTCTCCTTTACCACACTGTCCCCTTAGGCAAGGTCTTTGCCATGTTTCTGAGACTATTGCAACAGACTCCCAACCTCTGACTGTAGGCCCTTCTCAATAATGATTGTTTATGTAATAAATCTAAACCCAAGACAACTACAACAATACAACAAATTATGTGCTAAAAACTTGCAAtgtcggccgggtgtggtggctcaggcctgtaatcccagcactttagaggcagaggcaggcagatcacctgaggtggggagttcgagactagcctggccaacatgatgaaaccccatctctactaaaaatacaacaaattagccaggcgtggtggtgggcgcctataatcccagctaattgggaggctgaggcaggagaattgcctgaacctgggaggtggaggttgcactgagccgagatcacaccactgcactccagcctgggcaacaagagcaaaactctgtctcaaacaaaacaaaacaaacttctaGTGTCTACCAAATGTCTCACACAAGTATTTGGGGATCTTCACAAAACGGCCCTTACGGAGTTTTCCTTTGCTGAGACCCTATGCTGTGGCCACAGTAAACTCACTCAGCATCCCAGAAAGGCCTTGGCCTTTGTGAGCAATCTCTTATCTCCAGGCCTCTCACAAAGATCTGTTCCAGTAGAAGCTCAGGGGAGCATAGTGGACATTATTCCAACAACCCTTTCCCCATAGCTATGCAGCCAAATCTGCCAGCTcagttaattaattcattaattaagcaattcagagatgggggtctgcccaggctggactgcaatagctgccatctcaaactcctgggctctaagTGATCCTCTTCAAGTCTACCcagaagctgggactgcaggcatgtgccaccacacccagctaatttttttttttttttttctggtagggACCAGGCCAACtcagtcttgaacacctggcctccagcctccggaagtgctgggattacaggcatgaaccactgtgctcagccaaccCTCCCAGTCTTGTTAGACATGGGGTCTATAGTTTCCAGTAGGTTCTTGAGTCTAGGGTTCCTACCTCATGTTTTATAGTTAATTTAGGGGAGGTGCTGTGTTGGTTTATCTGGGGAGGTAGGGGTGGGCTGGGGGATAGAGGGGACTTCAATTAATGAAACCATAAGCAAAACTCAgttgaggacaccagtcatgagAGTGGCCTGATTATGGCCAATCTTACATAATGTGTGAGATCTTGATATTACCCCATCCTTGAGAGTTCTCTCTAAAGCTACAGGATCTTGGGAGTACCTTTAATCACAGACAACCCATGTTCCTGTGGATTATGGTTTATTAGATTGCACATGCCTAAATAAAGACATCCTCTGCAGCCTTTTGACAATTCTATAAGCATTTTGTGACTCTGCAATTAGACAGCTAAGAGATCTGTGTTACTTCCatcacatatataaataattttaaataaaaatcatggcGTGAATAATTTATGTTCTCTACCGATTTGAAGCTATCCATTTGGAAGACCACTCTGAAGAGATGAAATAAGTTTTCTGCcaaaaattacttattaatttaCAAGGGAAAGGGGAAGTTTTGTTCCTCTCCTTGATTTGACTGAAAATCGAGGGCTTTCTCGAATAGTTTTGGCATCCAGGgtcatttttcattaaaaagcgAAAAGTCATGTGAAATATAAATCTCCCCAGGTCATTCAGCCCTAGACCCTGGGAGATTCTGTACAGAGGGGGTTTGTTATAGTCAACTTTTCCGggtaaaacaaacacaaatactCCTCCTCCACGGGGCGGGGGCGGTGCCTAGGTGATGCACCAATCACAGCACGCCCTACCCTATATAAGGCCCCGAGGCCCCGCAGCGCTTTACGCTTTTCGCTGGTTATTACATTTTGCGTTTCTCTGCTGTTATGTCTGAAACTGTGCCTGCAGCTTCTGCCGGTGCTGTTCCAGCCGTCATGGAGGAACCTCTAACCAAGAAGAGAGTGAAGAAGCCGGCTGGCTTGACAAGCGCAAGTCGCAAAGCATCTTATTTCTCTGTGTCCAAGTTGATCACCGAGGCCCTTTCAGTGTCACAGGAACGAGTAGGTATGTCTCTGGCTGCGCTCAAGAAGGCACTGGCCGCTGCTGGCTACGACGTGGAGAAGAATAACAGCCGCATCAAACTCTCCCTCAAGAGCTTAGTGAACAAGGGAATCCTGGTGCAAACTAGGGGTACTGGTGCCTCCGGTTCCTTTAAGCTTAGTAAGAAGGTCCTTCCTAAATCTACCAGGAGGAAGGCTAACAAGTCAGCTTCTGCTAAGACTAAGAAGCTGGTTTTATCCAGGGACTCCAAGTCACCAAAGACTGCTAAAACCAATAAGAGAGCCAAGAAGCCGAGGGCGACAGCTTCTAAAAAACCTGTTAGGAGCGGGAGAAAGGCTAAAGGAGCCAAGAGTAAGCAACAGCAGAAGAGCCCCGTGAAGGCAAGGGCCACGAAGTCAAAATTGACTCAGCATCATAAAGCTAATATTAGAAAGTCCACATCTAGGAAGTAAAGAGCTTTCCAGGAGGCCGATTTTGAAAGAACCCAAAGGCTCTTTTAAGAGCCACCCACATTATTTTAAGATGGCGTAACACTGGAAACTTATTTTCTGTGACAGTTAACTATACGTTTAAGTTGTGATGCAGCTGAGTTGAGAAGTCTAGAGGTGGGAGAATTCAGTCCAagattcaagaccatcctgcacAATATAGCCGGACTATCATCTATACCGGGGTCCCCATTTTCCCCAGCCACCGACCGGTACCGGTTCTTGTCCATGGCACGTTACGAGTTGGGCCGCACAGCTGAGGGGTGAGCGAACATtaaccacctgagctccaccgcCTGTTAGGTTAGCTGCAGCATTAGATGCTCATAAGCTCAAACCCTACTGTGAATGGCGCATGCAAGGGAACTAGCTTTCAGGCTCCTTGTGacaatctaatgcctgatgatctgaggttgGAGCAGTTTTAGTCCAGAAACCATCGCCCCCAGCCCCTGCATCCCCTCGTCCGTGGTATATTTGTCTTAGACAAAACCAGTCtctggtgtcaaaaaggttggagacTACTGGttttacaaaaaagtaaattagtCAATCATGGTTGGCATGCTCCCTTAGTCCCTGCGCCCAGGCTTTtaaggatacagtgagctatgttcgtgctacttcactccagcctggatgacagtgagaccttgtctcaaaacttaaaaaaaaaaaaaaaaaaaaaaaaaagttaaaaaagaaaaagggcttCTTGTCAGAGATGTGGTGTATACCTAGAGGTCCAAGAACTACAAAATCTGATGTCCAATCCTGAAAAACTCAATGGTGCACTAGAGTAGGCTTTTACATATAACAGCATCTAAGTTCTGGAAATGCCAGTGTCAAGGAAGGGAGTGGAGAGCAATTCAGCATCCAAACAATTTGctgatacttttatttatttttttaaacacaagtaCTACATTCTAGTCTTTCTGTGGTGTCATTATAACTATTGTTTCTTAATATGCTGTCCACCGACTTCAAGGGATCAATAAATAGGAATCAAGGTGTCCCAGAATATGGATtaggggagttttttttttttttttcatctattcaTTAACTGTAGctgaaatttataattttcttccattGAGTGTGACTGATAGAAATAACAAATTTGTAGGGTATAGTTGTTGCAAGAATCTTGAAAATCCTGCTTATTTCcaaagtactattattattagatATTTGATATATCAACAAAAACACACTGTCAAGTggtttgataattattttaatattattgatCTAATACAGTTGTAACCTTATGAATTACTTTCCACATCTTATTTGTGAAAAGAATctgggtcgggcgtggtggctcacgcttgtaaccccagcagtttgggaggccgaggcaggtggatcacaaggtcaggagtttgagaccagcctggctaacatggtgaaaccccatctcaactaaaaatacaaaaaaattagccgggcgtggtggcgggcacctgtagtcccagctactcgggagactgaggcaggagaatggcgtgaacctgggagacagagcttgcagtgagccgagattgcgccactgcacacaccagcctgggcgacagagcgagactctgtctcaaaaaaaaaataaataaataaaacagtgtaaGTTTCATCAGACTGCCAGAGCATTCGAagactgaaaaattttaagaatccAAACCTTAATGAAAATGTTGGAGGCTGCCCAGTTAGGGTCTGAATTCAACCTTCCTGAATCACAAAATTGTTTTAAGTCTCGAAGTCTGAGCTAAAGTACGTTTCTCTTTAAACAAacatagtttattttaattttcccttgATTTGTGATTTAGTATTCTTACAGACCATCAAAAATATTCAGTCAATGTTAGTCTATCTTGGATCATGGTATTTCGAGAAACTTTGAACAAAGTCCTCCGCAAAACTATGCATTGCATTATTTCACATACATGTATGTTTTCCAGATGGTTCAATAGTACCTCACTTTTCTGAACTTATTTGTATAGTttggcatctttttaaaaattgtgtcctATAATGAGAAACAACTAAACATTATGTTTTAAACTTGTATAGATAAAATCAACCACAGACGTGTCCTGTTTGCATGTAATTGTATTGTTTCCCAATGAGTTTGGAATGACAAGGATTGTGCAAAAATATGCCTCACTTGCCTGACATAGCAGAGAGTCCTTTTGTCTAAATTCTGTGCCCAGCAATGGACTGTCACCAGATTTTCATCATATACAGTGAGGATGAACAACTGACTTCTCTCAGCAGCTGGCCAgtctctcaagaatatgtgaatcCCTCAAGATGGCTTCCTGCATCTTTGCTCCTTTAGCCTTGTATGTATACAAGGCTAGCATGCCTGGCATACataaggttaaaaacaaaatcaaccaGTTGTGGTTCTTCCTCCAGTTCTGAggattattagactttttttttttttttttttttttttgatgaagactcactctgtcacccagctgtcacccaggctggagtgcatggagtgcagtggcacaatctcggctcactgcaacctccgtctcccgggttcaagcagttctctggctcagcctcccaagtagctgggattacaggcgcctgccaccacacctggctaattcttgtatttttagtagactggTGTTTggccgtcttggccaggctggtcttgaacgcccgaccatgtga
Above is a genomic segment from Piliocolobus tephrosceles isolate RC106 chromosome 5, ASM277652v3, whole genome shotgun sequence containing:
- the H1-6 gene encoding histone H1t, encoding MSETVPAASAGAVPAVMEEPLTKKRVKKPAGLTSASRKASYFSVSKLITEALSVSQERVGMSLAALKKALAAAGYDVEKNNSRIKLSLKSLVNKGILVQTRGTGASGSFKLSKKVLPKSTRRKANKSASAKTKKLVLSRDSKSPKTAKTNKRAKKPRATASKKPVRSGRKAKGAKSKQQQKSPVKARATKSKLTQHHKANIRKSTSRK